CCATGGACACACCCTGACAGACTCGCCCGCATGACCTCGCCCGTCCGCTACCCGCGACCGCTCCGACCCGGTGACCGGATCGGCGTGACCTCGCCGTCGGCCGGGGTCGTCGGCGCCGGTGCCGAGCGGATCGACTTCAGCGCCGACTGGCTGCGCGGTCGTGGCTACGACGTCGTGGTGGGCGAGTGCATGGACGGCTCCGGCCTCACCTCGGCCCCGGCCGAGGTGCGTGCGGCCGAGCTGACCGCGATGCTGGCCGACCCGGAGATCGCCTGCGTCGTCCCGCCGTGGGGCGGCGAGACCGCGATCGACCTCGTCGACCTGCTCGACTGGGACCTCCTGGCCGCGAGCGAGCCGACCTGGCTGGTCGGCTTCTCCGACCTCTCGACCGTGCTGCTCCCGATCACCACCCGTCTGGGCTGGGCGACGGTCCACGGCGACAACCTCGCCGACACGCCGTACGCCGTGCCCGAGGGCCTGCTGCACTGGCTCGACCTGGTCGGCGGACCCGGACCCTTCGTGCAGCGCGACGCGAGGATCGTCACCGACTGGTGGCGCTTCGAGGAGGACACCCGTGCCACCACCTGGAAGCACGTCGGCGCGGGCGGCTGGGAGCTGCGTGGCGGCGGCACGCTCGACGTCACCGGCCGGCTGGTCGGCGGGTGCATCGAGACGGTCGGGCCGCTCGCCGGGACGCCGTACGGCGACGTCCGCGCGTGGGCGGAGCGGTTCGAGGAGCCGACGATCGTCTACGTCGAGGCCTG
This genomic interval from Nocardioides palaemonis contains the following:
- a CDS encoding S66 family peptidase, translating into MTSPVRYPRPLRPGDRIGVTSPSAGVVGAGAERIDFSADWLRGRGYDVVVGECMDGSGLTSAPAEVRAAELTAMLADPEIACVVPPWGGETAIDLVDLLDWDLLAASEPTWLVGFSDLSTVLLPITTRLGWATVHGDNLADTPYAVPEGLLHWLDLVGGPGPFVQRDARIVTDWWRFEEDTRATTWKHVGAGGWELRGGGTLDVTGRLVGGCIETVGPLAGTPYGDVRAWAERFEEPTIVYVEACESEAVDICRHLHSMRLAGWFDRAAAVLVGSTRAPDHPDLTQRGAVEDALGRLDVPIVWDLEIGHVPPHLPLVNGALARVVVDGDRHEVTQTLA